From Quercus lobata isolate SW786 chromosome 1, ValleyOak3.0 Primary Assembly, whole genome shotgun sequence, one genomic window encodes:
- the LOC115950701 gene encoding uncharacterized protein LOC115950701 — protein MLDRQYGFVGAELYVGVEPIRSHRDVFPIRYANEGPSASFNYSHGGHFHDPYATHIGHYSQDAAHSPINIGGANYHSPYTHVATEDQHVPSRPISNSDADYDNPTEHVTQETTCFEFEAQYDQTASQRAANDPNDTHRIAATTENAVHTLSERMRTMDSDDQLDDDEVLDDIGDEQEPPNEGNHESSPTMGVHQPSSLSFSQNTWDNIIDPTPPFEKPTQSIWDPTQEFYVGLLFADKDELQAAVKRYHIKRNQTFCVRESDPECWSVRCKNCSWRLRACFRATYGLFEVRKYNGPHTCTESTLTQDHEQLDTHVIEKELRDVVKNDPTIKIASLQQTLYNKYQYRPSYFKVWEVKEKAIGRAFGDWDKSYQLLPKWLKALTDSNPDSRVIWRTIPATMPGCAIFERVFWAFGPSIEGFQHCRPVISIDGTFLYGKYKGTLLIASTWDGDNRLFPLAFAIVEKETDDSWYWFLRCIQINVTNQEGLCIISDRHPGIMAAIRTICQSTRWYHRFCLRHVASNFNQQIGNKNLKAMVMWAGMENQLRKYQITRDRITQLSAYGEKYLREMSVEKWTLAYDGGHRYGAITTNLSESFNGILKSARNLPITALVELTYYRCVAYFTDRYTKACAEVTAGERITAYAKNKFNKWEKKAPKHSVTVFSHEDGLFEVRTPINPNSAYRGNHRHEVNLRQNTCSCQKWQVYKIPCSHVIAVCKYQGISAMRYIDRCYHLEEQVACYAPRFRIVPDSVHWNEPNFPVLYPNVKLRREKGRPRTTRLRNEMDEGAEHQPRPLCSLYRQEGHNRRTCPTRTVAGSTSG, from the coding sequence ATGTTAGACCGTCAATATGGATTTGTAGGTGCAGAGTTATACGTGGGTGTAGAGCCTATAAGAAGCCACCGAGATGTTTTCCCCATTCGATATGCCAACGAAGGACCGAGTGCATCGTTTAACTATTCACATGGCGGGCACTTCCATGATCCATATGCCACTCATATTGGTCATTATTCTCAAGATGCGGCTCATTCTCCAATCAACATTGGCGGTGCTAACTATCATTCTCCATATACCCATGTTGCAACTGAGGACCAACATGTTCCTTCTCGGCCAATTTCCAACAGTGATGCTGACTATGATAATCCAACTGAGCATGTCACACAAGAGACTACTTGTTTTGAGTTTGAAGCTCAGTATGACCAAACCGCCTCTCAGAGAGCTGCTAATGATCCTAATGATACACATCGCATAGCTGCTACTACTGAAAATGCGGTCCATACATTATCAGAAAGGATGCGGACTATGGATAGTGATGACCAACTTGATGACGATGAGGTCCTTGATGATATTGGAGATGAACAGGAGCCTCCAAATGAAGGTAATCATGAAAGCAGTCCAACTATGGGAGTCCATCAACCTTCATCACTAAGCTTTTCACAGAACACGTGGGATAATATAATTGATCCAACCCCACCATTTGAAAAGCCCACTCAGAGTATTTGGGACCCTACCCAAGAGTTTTATGTGGGCTTGCTTTTTGCCGATAAGGATGAACTACAAGCTGCTGTTAAACGCTATCACATCAAAAGGAACCAAACATTTTGTGTAAGAGAGTCAGATCCAGAATGTTGGTCTGTAAGGTGCAAAAATTGTTCTTGGCGTCTTCGAGCATGCTTCCGGGCTACATATGGGTTGTTTGAGGTTAGGAAGTACAATGGTCCACACACATGTACAGAGTCTACGCTCACACAAGATCACGAGCAATTAGACACCCATGTTATTGAGAAAGAGTTGAGGGATGTTGTCAAAAATGATCCAACCATAAAGATTGCTTCACTTCAACAGACTCTTTACAATAAGTACCAATATAGGCCTTCTTATTTCAAGGTGTGGGAGGTAAAAGAGAAAGCAATTGGTAGAGCGTTTGGTGATTGGGACAAATCTTACCAATTATTGCCAAAATGGTTGAAAGCTTTGACTGATTCAAACCCGGACAGCAGGGTTATTTGGAGAACAATACCTGCTACTATGCCAGGCTGTGCGATATTCGAGAGAGTGTTCTGGGCTTTTGGTCCATCAATTGAAGGTTTTCAACATTGTAGGCCAGTGATTAGTATAGATGGAACTTTCCTATATGGTAAGTATAAAGGTACGTTACTGATTGCATCAACTTGGGATGGTGACAACAGACTTTTTCCACTTGCCTTTGCCATTGTGGAGAAGGAAACTGATGATAGCTGGTATTGGTTTTTGCGTTGTATTCAGATTAATGTCACTAATCAAGAAGGGTTATGTATCATATCTGATCGTCATCCTGGTATAATGGCAGCGATACGGACTATATGTCAATCGACACGTTGGTATCATCGTTTTTGCCTTCGCCATGTGGCTAGCAATTTCAATCAACAAATTGGGAATAAAAACTTGAAGGCTATGGTAATGTGGGCAGGCATGGAGAATCAGTTACGAAAGTATCAAATCACCAGGGATAGAATTACTCAATTAAGTGCATATGGTGAGAAGTATTTAAGGGAAATGTCGGTGGAAAAGTGGACGTTAGCATACGATGGTGGACATCGTTATGGGGCAATAACCACAAACTTGTCTGAAAGCTTCAATGGAATTCTAAAGAGTGCTAGAAATCTGCCCATAACTGCATTAGTTGAACTTACATACTATCGTTGTGTCGCCTACTTTACCGATCGGTATACTAAGGCATGTGCAGAGGTTACTGCCGGTGAACGTATTACGGCCTATGCAAagaataaattcaataaatgggaaaaaaaggCACCAAAGCATTCAGTTACTGTGTTCAGTCATGAAGATGGTCTGTTTGAAGTCAGAACACCAATAAACCCTAACTCTGCATATAGGGGTAATCATCGTCATGAGGTAAATTTGAGGCAGAACACTTGTAGTTGTCAAAAATGGCAGGTTTATAAGATTCCGTGCTCACATGTCATTGCTGTGTGTAAATATCAAGGCATCTCTGCAATGCGATATATCGACCGTTGCTACCATTTGGAAGAACAAGTTGCTTGTTATGCACCTAGATTTCGCATAGTTCCGGACAGTGTACATTGGAATGAGCCTAATTTCCCGGTCTTGTATCCTAATGTCAAGCTGCGCCGTGAAAAAGGTCGACCAAGAACAACTCGGCTTCGAAATGAAATGGACGAAGGGGCAGAGCATCAACCAAGGCCATTGTGCAGTCTTTATAGGCAAGAAGGCCATAATAGAAGAACATGCCCCACTCGAACTGTGGCTGGCTCCACTAGTGGCTAA